From Streptomyces sp. GSL17-111, one genomic window encodes:
- a CDS encoding nitrate/nitrite transporter: MRTDSDSPRRGRWIDHWEPEDETFWREKGARIARRNLLFSVLSEHIGFSIWTLWSVLVLFMGPEYGIDAAGKFFLVGMATLVGAFVRVPYTFAVARFGGRNWTVIAASLLLVPGVAAYVVMEPGTSYTTFMLVALLTGVGGGNFASSMTNINAFYPLRRKGWALGLNAGGGNVGVPVIQLVALAVIATAGAGQPRVLLAIYLPLVVVAAACAWLFMDNLSVMQNDTGAARESVRDRHTWIMSFLYVGTFGSFIGYSFAFGLVLQNQFDRTPLQAASLTFIGPLLGSLIRPLGGSLADRYGGARITLWNFAGMAAATVVIILASVQESLPVFLGGFIVLFVLTGVGNGSTYKMIPGIYHAKALALGLTGEEAARYGRRLSGAAIGLIGAVGAVGGLGINLAFRQSFLSTGTGISAFTAFLIFYGLCFAVTWTVYLRRPGATGRRPAALGTVTADRADAADERPTYARV; encoded by the coding sequence GTGAGGACAGATTCTGACAGCCCGCGCAGAGGCCGGTGGATCGATCACTGGGAGCCCGAGGACGAGACGTTCTGGCGGGAGAAGGGCGCCCGGATCGCACGCCGCAACCTGCTCTTCTCCGTGCTCTCCGAGCACATCGGCTTCTCCATATGGACCCTGTGGTCGGTGCTGGTCCTTTTCATGGGGCCCGAGTACGGGATCGACGCGGCCGGCAAGTTCTTCCTGGTCGGCATGGCCACGCTCGTCGGCGCGTTCGTCCGCGTGCCCTACACCTTCGCCGTCGCCCGCTTCGGCGGCCGGAACTGGACGGTGATCGCCGCGTCGCTCCTGCTGGTGCCGGGCGTCGCGGCCTACGTCGTCATGGAGCCCGGCACGTCGTACACGACCTTCATGCTGGTGGCGCTGCTGACGGGCGTCGGCGGCGGGAACTTCGCCTCCTCGATGACCAACATCAACGCGTTCTACCCGCTGCGCAGGAAGGGCTGGGCGCTCGGCCTCAACGCGGGCGGCGGCAACGTGGGCGTGCCGGTGATCCAGCTCGTCGCCCTCGCCGTCATCGCCACGGCGGGCGCCGGGCAGCCGCGCGTGCTGCTGGCGATCTACCTGCCGCTCGTCGTCGTCGCCGCCGCCTGCGCCTGGCTGTTCATGGACAACCTGAGCGTCATGCAGAACGACACCGGCGCCGCTCGGGAGTCCGTGCGCGACCGGCACACCTGGATTATGTCCTTCCTGTACGTCGGCACGTTCGGTTCGTTCATCGGATACAGCTTCGCGTTCGGCCTCGTGCTCCAGAACCAGTTCGACCGCACCCCTCTCCAGGCCGCCTCGCTGACGTTCATCGGCCCGCTCCTCGGCTCGCTCATCCGCCCGCTCGGCGGCTCGCTCGCCGACCGCTACGGCGGCGCCCGCATCACCCTGTGGAACTTCGCCGGCATGGCCGCCGCGACCGTGGTGATCATCCTGGCGTCCGTCCAGGAGTCGCTGCCCGTCTTCCTCGGCGGCTTCATCGTCCTGTTCGTCCTCACCGGTGTGGGCAACGGCTCCACCTACAAGATGATCCCCGGCATCTACCACGCCAAGGCCCTCGCCCTCGGCCTCACCGGTGAGGAAGCCGCCCGCTACGGCCGCCGACTCTCGGGGGCGGCCATCGGACTCATCGGAGCGGTCGGTGCCGTCGGCGGCCTGGGCATCAACCTGGCCTTCCGCCAGTCCTTCCTCTCCACCGGCACGGGCATCAGCGCCTTCACCGCCTTCCTGATCTTCTACGGCCTGTGCTTCGCCGTCACCTGGACCGTCTACCTCCGCCGTCCGGGCGCCACCGGCCGACGTCCGGCGGCCTTGGGCACGGTAACGGCCGACCGAGCGGACGCGGCCGACGAGCGTCCCACCTACGCACGGGTCTGA